A genomic segment from Lates calcarifer isolate ASB-BC8 linkage group LG13, TLL_Latcal_v3, whole genome shotgun sequence encodes:
- the vcp gene encoding transitional endoplasmic reticulum ATPase, which produces MASGGESKNDDLATAILKQKNRPNRLIVDESINEDNSVVSLSQTKMDELQLFRGDTVLMKGKKRRETVCIVLSDDTCSDEKVRMNRVVRNNLRVRLGDVISIQPCPDVKYGKRIHVLPIDDTVEGITGNLFEVYLKPYFLEAYRPIRKGDIFLVRGGMRAVEFKVVETDPSPYCIVAPDTVIHCEGEPIRREDEEESLNEVGYDDIGGVRKQLAQIKEMVELPLRHPALFKAIGVKPPRGILLYGPPGTGKTLIARAVANETGAFFFLINGPEIMSKLAGESESNLRKAFEEAEKNAPAIIFIDELDAIAPKREKTHGEVERRIVSQLLTLMDGLKQRAHVIVMAATNRPNSIDPALRRFGRFDREVDIGIPDATGRLEILQIHTKNMKLADDVDLEQVANETHGHVGADLAALCSEAALQAIRKKMDLIDLEDETIDAEVMNSLAVTMDDFKWALSQSNPSALRETVVEVPNITWEDIGGLDDVKRELQELVQYPVEHPDKFLKFGMTPSKGVLFYGPPGCGKTLLAKAIANECQANFISIKGPELLTMWFGESEANVREIFDKARQAAPCVLFFDELDSIAKARGGNVGDGGGAADRVINQILTEMDGMSSKKNVFIIGATNRPDIIDPAILRPGRLDQLIYIPLPDEKSRISILKANLRKSPISKDVDLDFLAKMTNGFSGADLTEICQRACKLAIRESIENEIRRERERQTNPSAMEVEEDDPVPEIRKDHFEEAMRFARRSVSDNDIRKYEMFAQTLQQSRGFGSFRFPSSATGGSGPSHGSGGTGSGPVFNEDNDDDLYG; this is translated from the exons ATGGCCTCGGGAGGGGA ATCCAAAAATGATGATCTAGCCACTGCAATTCTGAAACAGAAGAACAGACCTAACAGACTGATTGTTGATGAATCCATCAATGAAGACAACAgtgtggtctctctctctcag ACCAAGATGGATGAGCTGCAGCTCTTCCGTGGAGACACAGTTCTGATGAAGGGGAAGAAGAGGCGGGAGACTGTGTGCATCGTGTTGTCTGATGACACCTGTTCTGATGAAAAGGTTCGCATGAACAGGGTGGTCCGCAACAATCTGAGGGTCCGTCTgggtgatgtcatcag CATTCAGCCATGTCCTGATGTCAAGTATGGAAAGAGGATCCACGTCCTCCCGATAGATGACACAGTAGAAGGAATTACTGGCAACCTGTTTGAGGTCTACCTGAAGCCATACTTCTTAGAGGCTTACAGGCCAATCCGCAAAG GTGATATTTTCCTGGTCAGAGGCGGCATGCGTGCTGTGGAGTTCAAGGTGGTGGAGACCGATCCCTCCCCCTACTGCATCGTTGCTCCTGATACAGTCATCCACTGTGAGGGAGAACCAATCAGGAGAGAG GATGAGGAAGAGTCCCTGAACGAGGTGGGCTATGATGACATTGGAGGAGTGAGGAAGCAGTTAGCTCAGATCAAAGAGATGGTGGAGCTGCCTCTTAGACACCCTGCACTGTTCAAGGCCATAGGAGTCAAG CCCCCACGTGGAATCCTGCTGTATGGACCCCCTGGAACTGGAAAGACCTTGATTGCCAGAGCTGTGGCCAATGAAACTGGAGCATTCTTCTTCTTGATCAATG GTCCTGAGATCATGAGCAAGCTGGCCGGAGAGAGCGAGAGTAACCTGAGAAAGGCCTTTGAGGAAGCAGAGAAGAACGCTCCTGCCATCATCTTTATCGATGAGCTTGACGCAATTGCTCCtaagagagagaag ACCcatggagaggtggagaggcGCATTGTTTCTCAGCTGCTGACTCTTATGGACGGCCTGAAACAGAGAGCTCATGTCATTGTCATGGCTGCCACCAACAGACCAAACAGCATCGACCCAGCTCTCAGGAGATTTG GACGTTTTGACAGGGAAGTGGACATTGGCATCCCTGATGCCACCGGCAGACTGGAGATTCTTCAGATTCACACTAAGAACATGAAGCTGGCAGATGATGTTGACTTGGAACAG GTAGCCAACGAGACCCACGGACATGTGGGTGCAGATCTGGCTGCCCTCTGCTCTGAGGCTGCCCTGCAGGCCATCAGGAAGAAGATGGACCTGATTGACCTTGAGGATGAGACCATTGATGCTGAAGTCATGAATTCACTTGCTGTCACCATGGATGACTTCAAG TGGGCCCTGAGCCAGAGCAACCCATCAGCACTGAGGGAGACAGTTGTTGAGGTCCCCAACATCACCTGGGAGGATATCGGAGGTCTGGATGATGTCAAGAGGGAGCTGCAGGAGTTGGTTCAG TACCCAGTGGAGCACCCAGACAAGTTCCTCAAGTTTGGCATGACCCCATCCAAGGGTGTGCTGTTCTATGGTCCTCCTGGTTGTGGTAAGACTCTGCTGGCCAAAGCCATCGCCAATGAGTGCCAGGCAAATTTCATCTCCATCAAAGGACCCGAGCTGCTCACCATGTGGTTTGGAGAGTCTGAGGCCAACGTCAGAGAGATCTTTGACAAG GCTCGTCAAGCAGCCCCATGCGTTCTCTTCTTTGATGAGCTGGACTCCATAGCCAAGGCCCGTGGTGGCAACGTGGGAGATGGCGGTGGAGCGGCCGACCGTGTCATCAACCAGATCCTGACCGAGATGGACGGAATGTCCAGCAAGAAGAACGTCTTCATCATCGGAGCCACAAACAGACCAGACATCATCGACCCTGCCATCCTGAGACCTGGCCGTCTGGATCAGCTCATCTACATCCCCCTGCCTGACGAGAAGAGCAGGATCAGCATCCTGAAGGCCAACCTCCGCAAGAGTCCCATCAGCAAG GATGTGGATTTGGACTTCCTGGCCAAGATGACCAACGGCTTCTCCGGAGCTGACCTTACAGAGATATGCCAGCGGGCGTGTAAGCTGGCCATCAGAGAGAGCATCGAGAATGAGATCcgcagggagagggagaggcagaccAACCCCTCAGCTATG GAAGTTGAAGAGGATGATCCTGTTCCAGAGATCAGGAAGGACCATTTTGAAGAGGCAATGCGATTTGCCCGTCGCTCCGTCAGTGACAATGACATTCGCAAATACGAGATGTTTGCTCAGACACTGCAGCAGAGCCGCGGCTTTGGCAGCTTCAG GTTTCCCTCCAGTGCCACAGGCGGCAGCGGTCCAAGCCATGGCTCAGGAGGAACCGGCAGCGGTCCAGTGTTCAATGAAGATAACGACGACGACCTTTATGGATAA
- the akr1a1a gene encoding aldo-keto reductase family 1 member A1-A has protein sequence MSTFVTLSTGQKMPMVGLGTWKSAPGQVKQAVLAALDCGYRHIDCAAAYSNEQEVGAALALRVGPGKALRREEVFVTSKLWNTKHDPEDVEEACRTSLAHLGLSYLDLYLMHWPMAFQRGKELMPRREDGSICYSDTHYRLTWTAMESLVDKGLVKAIGLSNFNARQIDDIISIARHKPVINQVECHPYLSQADLLSHCRSVAVCVTAYSPLGSGDRPWASPDEPSLLEDPRLGAIAKRYQKTPAHVVLRWHVQRGVVCIPKSVTASRIQQNLQVFDFSLSEDDMKLIESFDRNERFIVPTVERDGKRVWRDAEHPHFPFHDPY, from the exons ATGAGCACCTTTGTGACTTTATCAACGGGGCAGAAGATGCCCATGGTCGGACTCGGCACATGGAAGAGCGCTCCAGGACAG GTGAAGCAGGCAGTGCTGGCAGCTTTGGACTGCGGGTACAGACACATTGACTGCGCCGCTGCTTACAGCAATGAACAGGAGGTGGGAGCAGCTCTGGCTCTGAGGGTCGGACCTGGGAAG GCTCTGCGTCGTGAGGAGGTGTTTGTGACCTCCAAACTGTGGAACACCAAACATGACCCAGAGGATGTTGAAGAAGCGTGCAGGACCAGTCTAGCCCACCTGGGTCTCTCCTACCTAGACCTTTACCTCATGCACTGGCCCATGGCATTTCA GCGGGGGAAGGAGCTGATGCCTCGACGGGAAGATGGAAGCATTTGCTACTCTGACACACACTACAGACTCACTTGGACGGCCATGGAGAGTCTGGTGGATAAAGGTTTGGTCAAAGCTATAGGACTGTCCAACTTCAACGCCAGGCAGATTGACGACATCATCAGCATAGCCAGACACAAACCTGTGATCAACCAG GTGGAATGCCATCCTTATTTGTCTCAAGCAGATCTCCTGTCACACTGTCG GTCAGTGGCAGTTTGTGTAACGGCCTACAGTCCTCTGGGCAGTGGGGACAGACCCTGGGCCTCTCCCGATGAACCAAGTCTGTTGGAGGATCCTCGACTGGGAGCCATCGCCAAAAGATACCAGAAAACACCTGCCCATGTCGTACTCAG GTGGCACGTTCAGAGAGGTGTAGTATGCATCCCTAAAAGCGTGACAGCCTCCAGGATCCAGCAGAACCTGCAGGTGTTTGACTTTTCCCTGTCAGAGGACGACATGAAGCTGATCGAATCCTTCGACCGCAATGAGCGCTTCATCGTCCCGACAGTCGAG CGGGATGGTAAGAGAGTGTGGAGAGATGCAGAACATCCTCATTTCCCCTTCCACGACCCATACTGA